The following coding sequences are from one Ctenopharyngodon idella isolate HZGC_01 chromosome 17, HZGC01, whole genome shotgun sequence window:
- the haus2 gene encoding HAUS augmin-like complex subunit 2: MNPWDPITYTVTPAAKILARCVTSGTMTQEELDAVPRESEVFSSSLLEAEQLSRIRHDLDQTNLDLELLRLERDGADVTHSHYLSQRFASLQQFTSHLQEVLREQTVLRERLTKPLCQQNLPIPADLHRYVVELMGMVVEFIQNLEVKIKMVRAIPNTESYLSNLNNGRTQLLAQVTEVENLYKQVLKRRGHSQTRLFDKDFQNENHSLFVQDTSGQ; the protein is encoded by the exons ATGAATCCCTGGGACCCCATTACTTACACAGTGACACCTGCTGCTAAGATTTTAGCAAGATGTGTAACATCAGGCACCATGACACAG GAAGAGCTTGATGCTGTCCCACGGGAATCAGAAGTATTTTCCTCATCTTTACTTGAAGCTGAGCAGCTCAGCAGAATTAGACATGATCTTGATCAG ACTAATTTAGATTTAGAGCTGCTGAGGCTGGAAAGAGACGGTGCAGACGTCACTCACAGTCATTACCTCA GTCAAAGGTTTGCTTCCTTGCAACAGTTTACTTCCCACCTTCAGGAAGTGTTGCGAGAACAGACAGTCCTGCGAGAGAGACTTACAAAGCCACTGTGTCAGCAGAACCTGCCCATTCCGGCTGATCTTCACAG ATATGTGGTAGAGCTCATGGGGATGGTGGTGGAGTTTATTCAGAACTTGGAAGTGAAAATTAAGATGGTTCGAGCAATTCCAAACACTGAAAGTTATCTGAGTAATCTG AACAATGGCAGAACTCAACTGCTCGCTCAGGTCACTGAGGTCGAGAACCTGTACAAGCAAGTTCTTAAGCGAcgaggacattcacagacacgTCTATTTGATAAAGATTTTCAGAatgaaaatcactcactgtttGTTCAGGATACTAGTGGAcagtaa